A genomic segment from Propioniciclava sp. MC1595 encodes:
- the cobI gene encoding precorrin-2 C(20)-methyltransferase — MSRRLIGVGVGPGDPDLLTLKAHRIVSTADVVLVPATEASGDGPGRAERVLAAACPEASSRIVRVPFSMSDPSGVTARREAAWRTSAAVACDAFETGADVVAFATVGDPSVYSTFSYLADAVLERFGDVEVEVVPGITAMQALAAASRTPLVEGDERLGLVPVKRGVGDLAALGAEADTIVAYKIGRHYAELREYVDMLGEDADAIVGINVGTPEQVIGSPADFDEVPYFGTMIITGRRAQRGGRL; from the coding sequence ATGTCCCGCCGCTTGATAGGGGTCGGCGTTGGTCCGGGCGATCCCGATCTTCTCACCCTCAAAGCCCACCGCATTGTCAGCACTGCGGATGTCGTTCTGGTCCCCGCAACCGAGGCGTCCGGCGACGGACCCGGACGCGCCGAACGTGTGCTCGCCGCCGCCTGCCCGGAGGCCTCCTCGAGGATCGTTCGTGTGCCTTTCAGCATGAGTGACCCGTCCGGCGTGACCGCGCGCCGGGAGGCTGCGTGGCGGACGTCTGCCGCGGTCGCCTGCGACGCCTTCGAGACCGGGGCCGACGTGGTGGCGTTCGCGACCGTGGGCGATCCCAGCGTGTACTCGACGTTCAGCTACCTGGCCGACGCCGTCCTCGAACGGTTCGGCGACGTCGAGGTCGAGGTGGTGCCGGGCATCACGGCGATGCAGGCGCTGGCCGCGGCGTCCCGGACGCCGTTGGTCGAGGGGGATGAGCGTTTGGGTCTCGTCCCGGTCAAGCGCGGCGTCGGCGACCTGGCCGCGCTGGGAGCCGAGGCGGACACGATCGTCGCCTACAAGATCGGCCGGCACTACGCCGAGCTGCGCGAGTACGTCGACATGTTGGGCGAGGACGCCGACGCGATCGTGGGCATCAACGTGGGGACGCCCGAGCAGGTCATCGGCTCCCCCGCCGACTTCGACGAGGTGCCCTACTTCGGGACCATGATCATCACCGGGCGCCGCGCCCAGCGAGGAGGCAGGCTGTGA
- the cobM gene encoding precorrin-4 C(11)-methyltransferase: MKGKVVFVGAGPGAPDLITVRGARVLAEADIIIWASSLVSPDLVAGHKRGAELIDSASASLEDLTPLYERARDEGLLVARVHTGDPAIYGATAEQRDQCRAVGIAFESIPGVSAFSAAAAAAEVELTLPEVAQSLILTRLEGGRTPMPPRERVREFARHGTTMALYLSAARNRALQEELLAGGYPPETPVIIGHKVSWPDEVLIRCRLDELSATMKDHHWWKHTVILVGPALAEAPVAKRSHLYHPGFRHEYRAADPDAADDLRTKGARA; this comes from the coding sequence GTGAAGGGAAAGGTCGTCTTCGTCGGGGCCGGTCCAGGCGCCCCCGACCTGATCACGGTGCGCGGCGCGCGCGTCCTCGCCGAGGCCGACATCATCATCTGGGCGTCCTCGCTGGTCAGCCCCGATCTGGTCGCCGGCCACAAGCGCGGTGCCGAGTTGATCGACTCCGCCTCCGCCTCGCTGGAAGACCTCACCCCGCTGTACGAGCGGGCCCGCGACGAGGGCCTGCTGGTGGCTCGGGTGCACACCGGAGACCCGGCCATCTACGGGGCCACCGCCGAGCAACGCGACCAGTGCCGCGCGGTCGGCATCGCGTTCGAGTCGATCCCGGGGGTGTCCGCCTTCTCGGCGGCTGCCGCCGCGGCGGAGGTCGAGTTGACGCTGCCCGAGGTGGCCCAGTCGTTGATCCTCACCCGCCTCGAGGGCGGCCGGACGCCCATGCCGCCGCGCGAGCGCGTCCGGGAATTTGCGCGCCACGGCACCACGATGGCGCTGTACCTGTCGGCCGCGCGCAACCGGGCCCTGCAGGAGGAACTGCTCGCCGGCGGGTACCCGCCCGAAACGCCCGTGATCATCGGGCACAAGGTGAGCTGGCCCGACGAGGTGCTGATTCGGTGTCGTCTGGACGAGCTGTCGGCCACGATGAAGGACCACCACTGGTGGAAGCACACGGTGATCCTGGTCGGCCCTGCCCTGGCCGAGGCCCCCGTGGCGAAGCGCTCGCACCTGTACCACCCCGGTTTCCGGCACGAGTACCGTGCCGCCGACCCGGACGCCGCCGACGACCTGCGCACGAAGGGGGCCCGGGCATGA
- the cobJ gene encoding precorrin-3B C(17)-methyltransferase, producing MITVFGYLGSPRPSLVDALATASLVVGGLRHLDALGVPEPRRVVLGPITPAIEALSALQDGEDAVVIASGDPLFYGVVRRIRMAGLPVRVVPEVGSLPAAFAAVALPWDDALFVSAHGNDPTPALLACGEHPKVGVLTDHRTGLPQIVSATTGLGRWYVLAERLGEADERVRVLNEAEALRVTEPAQPHVVLVLAHHPDDPAALGTQSGLAGAAPAATRPASAPAPVRPADRAARVLGQLTNSPAARAHADAIDAALGATRRYDGKASEHLAAAWAECDLIISHLALGATTRLIAPLLADKKTDPGVVVVDEAAAFVVPLVGGHVGGANELARRVADILGATPAVTTATDATGIPGLDTLGWATSGDLAGVTRALLDGAPVQLVREQPWPLPPLPTNVREPGVARVERRGTHETELPDLGDPAARIVVSDAEAPPPDSAAHDLPTVTLHPKSLVVGMGCNRGTPATTLDALLSQTLAESGWARASITALTSVDAKADEPGLIQLAAQLGVPFITYPADVLADVTVPNPSDAPQAAVGTPSVAEASVVAHGADLIVEKHKNGEATIAIGRIAPTGTLAVVGLGPGADDLLTPRARDVLRASAVVVGYRPYVAQIRHLLRPGTEIMAIGMGTEEHRIEFAIAKAREGRSVSLVCGGDPAIYAMASPLLEKGTGGVDVQVVPGVTAELAASAILGAPLGHDHVTISLSDLHTDWYTIERRLQAAADGDFVVALYNPRSKKRLAHLPRALEILGARRPPTTPVAVVQDASRPNQNHRVAALADFDPDWVDMHSIVIVGSSTTKLVPTGQGASAMVTPRDYHWMNPDKEPL from the coding sequence ATGATCACCGTGTTCGGCTACCTGGGCTCCCCCCGCCCTTCGCTGGTGGACGCCCTCGCCACAGCTTCCCTGGTGGTCGGCGGGCTGCGCCATTTGGACGCGCTCGGCGTCCCGGAACCCCGACGCGTGGTCCTGGGTCCCATCACCCCGGCGATCGAGGCACTGTCTGCGTTGCAGGACGGCGAGGACGCCGTGGTCATCGCGTCCGGCGACCCACTGTTCTACGGCGTCGTGCGGCGGATCCGCATGGCAGGACTGCCCGTGCGTGTCGTGCCCGAGGTGGGCTCGCTGCCGGCCGCGTTCGCCGCAGTGGCCCTGCCCTGGGACGACGCCCTGTTCGTGTCCGCCCACGGCAATGACCCGACCCCGGCGCTGTTGGCGTGCGGGGAGCACCCGAAGGTCGGCGTCCTGACCGACCACCGGACGGGACTGCCACAGATCGTCTCTGCGACCACCGGGCTGGGGCGCTGGTACGTGTTGGCCGAGCGGCTGGGCGAGGCCGACGAGCGGGTCCGCGTGCTGAACGAAGCCGAAGCGCTGCGCGTCACCGAGCCGGCCCAGCCACACGTGGTGCTGGTGCTGGCCCACCATCCTGATGACCCCGCGGCCCTCGGCACCCAGTCCGGCCTCGCCGGCGCGGCCCCCGCGGCCACCCGTCCGGCGTCGGCACCGGCCCCGGTGCGCCCCGCTGACCGTGCCGCCCGCGTGCTCGGCCAACTCACCAACTCTCCCGCCGCGCGGGCCCACGCCGACGCCATCGATGCAGCCCTGGGGGCGACTCGGCGCTACGACGGCAAGGCGTCCGAGCACCTCGCCGCCGCGTGGGCCGAGTGCGACCTGATCATCAGCCACCTCGCCCTCGGCGCCACCACCCGGCTGATCGCGCCCCTTCTCGCCGACAAGAAGACCGACCCGGGCGTGGTGGTGGTCGACGAGGCCGCTGCGTTCGTCGTGCCCCTGGTCGGTGGACACGTCGGCGGCGCCAATGAACTGGCCCGCCGAGTAGCGGACATCCTCGGCGCGACCCCGGCGGTCACCACGGCCACCGACGCCACGGGTATCCCGGGACTGGACACACTCGGCTGGGCCACCTCCGGCGATCTCGCCGGCGTCACCCGCGCCCTGCTCGACGGGGCGCCCGTGCAACTTGTCCGCGAACAGCCGTGGCCGCTCCCGCCGCTGCCGACGAACGTCCGCGAGCCGGGGGTCGCGCGCGTTGAGCGCCGAGGTACCCACGAGACCGAGCTCCCCGATCTCGGCGACCCGGCCGCCCGCATCGTGGTCTCGGACGCTGAGGCTCCGCCGCCCGACTCCGCCGCCCACGACCTGCCGACCGTGACCCTCCACCCCAAGAGCCTGGTCGTCGGCATGGGCTGCAACCGCGGCACTCCTGCCACCACGCTCGACGCCCTGCTCAGCCAAACCCTCGCCGAGAGCGGGTGGGCGCGGGCGTCGATCACGGCGCTGACCAGCGTGGACGCCAAGGCCGACGAGCCGGGCCTGATCCAGCTGGCCGCCCAACTCGGGGTGCCGTTCATCACCTACCCCGCAGACGTCCTCGCGGACGTCACCGTCCCCAACCCGAGCGACGCCCCGCAGGCGGCGGTGGGCACGCCGAGCGTGGCGGAGGCGTCCGTGGTCGCGCACGGAGCGGACCTCATCGTCGAGAAGCACAAGAATGGCGAGGCGACCATCGCGATCGGCCGAATCGCCCCCACCGGCACGCTGGCCGTCGTAGGGCTCGGCCCGGGTGCCGACGACCTGTTGACGCCCCGCGCCCGCGACGTCCTGCGCGCATCCGCCGTGGTGGTCGGGTACCGGCCCTATGTTGCGCAGATCCGGCATCTGTTGCGCCCCGGAACCGAGATCATGGCCATCGGCATGGGCACCGAGGAGCACCGCATCGAGTTCGCCATCGCCAAGGCCCGGGAGGGCCGCTCGGTGTCGCTGGTCTGCGGCGGCGACCCGGCGATCTACGCGATGGCCTCACCGCTGCTCGAGAAGGGCACCGGGGGCGTGGACGTCCAGGTGGTGCCGGGCGTGACCGCTGAGTTGGCGGCGTCGGCGATCCTCGGTGCGCCGCTGGGGCACGACCACGTCACGATCTCGCTCAGCGACCTGCACACCGATTGGTACACCATCGAGCGTCGCCTGCAGGCAGCAGCCGACGGCGATTTCGTGGTCGCGCTGTACAACCCGCGCAGTAAGAAGCGGCTGGCGCACCTGCCCCGCGCCCTGGAGATCCTGGGCGCACGGCGTCCACCCACGACACCGGTCGCCGTCGTGCAGGATGCCTCCCGCCCGAACCAGAACCACCGCGTCGCCGCGCTGGCCGACTTCGACCCGGACTGGGTCGACATGCACTCGATCGTGATCGTGGGATCGTCCACGACCAAGCTCGTGCCGACGGGACAAGGGGCGTCCGCGATGGTGACCCCGCGGGACTACCACTGGATGAACCCCGACAAGGAGCCCCTGTGA
- a CDS encoding CbiX/SirB N-terminal domain-containing protein: MNNPALVIAIHGTRSAEGQAVGRALTQRVAAMLSDVDVRDAYVELDTPTIADALASALETQPDRRAVVVPLMLGQGGHVLEDIPEAVAEGRARVGSATVITTPHLGPDSRLRAAVIERVAAQLGDWTPEQVGVVFLGRGCSVTRANADHARLTRVVGEEGGYGFTVPAYIQVVRPSLIDALNQLKAVGFQRIVIAPNYMFPGRLQNSAAKQAADWATNHGIEVRLADVIGDCDALAEVVVDRYRTGAAKASAGRRGLHTSSGEGSPMYLAGLDLRGRRVLMAGAGTVAARRVPALLAAGADLHVVALAACPDLEAWASGGALTLELRPVKESDVEGARYAIAATDDPDANAMVADACEARGIFCVRADRSDAGTARTPATGTFEGLTVGVIGDRVPHRSKRARDAAVAAIASL; the protein is encoded by the coding sequence GTGAACAACCCTGCGCTCGTCATCGCGATCCACGGCACCCGCTCCGCCGAGGGCCAGGCCGTCGGCCGCGCCCTCACACAGCGGGTGGCCGCCATGCTGTCCGACGTCGACGTCCGGGACGCCTACGTCGAGCTCGACACCCCCACCATCGCCGATGCGCTGGCGTCCGCGCTCGAGACGCAGCCCGACCGACGCGCCGTCGTCGTGCCGCTGATGCTGGGCCAGGGCGGCCACGTGTTGGAGGACATCCCTGAGGCGGTCGCCGAGGGCCGCGCCCGTGTGGGTTCCGCGACGGTCATCACGACCCCGCACCTGGGCCCGGACTCCCGCCTGCGCGCGGCCGTCATCGAGCGCGTCGCGGCGCAGCTCGGCGACTGGACGCCCGAGCAGGTCGGCGTCGTCTTCCTCGGTCGCGGGTGTTCGGTGACCCGGGCCAACGCCGATCACGCGCGCCTGACCCGGGTTGTCGGGGAGGAGGGCGGTTACGGGTTCACGGTGCCCGCCTACATCCAGGTGGTGCGTCCGTCGCTGATCGACGCGCTGAACCAGCTCAAGGCGGTGGGGTTCCAGCGCATCGTGATCGCGCCGAACTACATGTTCCCCGGCCGGCTGCAGAACTCGGCGGCCAAACAGGCGGCAGACTGGGCGACCAACCACGGGATCGAGGTCCGGCTGGCCGACGTCATCGGCGACTGCGACGCTCTGGCCGAGGTCGTCGTCGACCGCTATCGGACGGGCGCCGCCAAGGCATCGGCCGGGCGGCGGGGACTGCACACATCGTCCGGGGAAGGTTCGCCGATGTACCTGGCCGGGCTCGACCTGCGCGGCCGCCGGGTGCTCATGGCCGGTGCGGGCACGGTCGCCGCACGCCGCGTTCCCGCACTGCTCGCCGCGGGCGCCGATCTGCACGTCGTCGCCCTCGCTGCCTGCCCCGACCTCGAGGCCTGGGCGTCCGGTGGTGCCCTCACGCTTGAGCTGCGTCCGGTGAAAGAGTCCGACGTGGAAGGCGCCCGGTACGCCATCGCCGCCACCGACGATCCGGACGCCAACGCGATGGTCGCCGACGCCTGCGAGGCGCGTGGCATCTTCTGCGTGCGCGCCGACCGGTCCGACGCCGGCACCGCCCGGACGCCGGCCACCGGCACATTCGAGGGCCTCACCGTGGGCGTCATCGGCGACCGCGTGCCCCATCGCTCGAAGCGGGCCCGGGACGCCGCCGTCGCGGCCATCGCGTCCTTGTGA
- the nrdH gene encoding glutaredoxin-like protein NrdH: MSTSTITVYSKPACVQCTATYRAMDKLGLHYEVIDLAEDEAALLDVMAMGYQQVPVVVDGDDHWAGFRPDRIKAAAQRLHVA; encoded by the coding sequence ATGTCGACCAGCACCATCACCGTCTACAGCAAGCCCGCCTGCGTTCAGTGCACGGCAACCTACCGCGCCATGGACAAGCTCGGCCTCCACTACGAGGTGATCGACCTCGCCGAGGACGAGGCTGCCCTGCTCGACGTGATGGCGATGGGCTACCAGCAGGTTCCGGTCGTGGTCGACGGCGATGACCACTGGGCCGGTTTCCGCCCGGACCGCATCAAGGCTGCGGCGCAGCGCCTCCACGTCGCCTGA
- the nrdI gene encoding class Ib ribonucleoside-diphosphate reductase assembly flavoprotein NrdI: MRVVYFSSASENTHRFVQKLRVDAARIPLRAHDEPLTVQDPYVLIVPTYGGGNTGGAVPKQVIRFLNNPDNRALLRGVISAGNTNFGEAYCLAGDIVARKCHVPHLDRFELLGTPDDVERIHERLLHP, encoded by the coding sequence GTGCGCGTCGTCTACTTCTCGTCGGCGTCGGAAAACACCCACCGCTTCGTGCAGAAGCTGCGGGTGGATGCCGCCCGCATCCCGCTGCGCGCCCACGATGAGCCGCTGACGGTCCAGGATCCGTACGTGCTCATCGTGCCGACCTACGGGGGCGGCAACACCGGCGGGGCTGTGCCCAAGCAGGTGATTCGGTTCCTCAACAACCCGGACAACCGGGCCCTCCTGCGCGGGGTGATCTCCGCCGGTAACACCAACTTCGGCGAGGCCTACTGCCTGGCCGGCGACATCGTGGCCCGCAAGTGCCACGTGCCGCACCTCGACCGCTTCGAACTGCTGGGCACGCCCGACGACGTCGAGCGCATCCACGAAAGGCTCTTGCACCCATGA
- the nrdE gene encoding class 1b ribonucleoside-diphosphate reductase subunit alpha — translation MTTTLLTDTGDETVAGERDYHALNALLNLYDADGRIQFEADRQAAREYFLQHVNQNTVFFHSLREKLDYLVEEGYYEPEVLAAYDFDFVKALFKRAYAVKFRFPTFMGAFKYYTSYTLKTFDGRRYLERFEDRVCLVALTLAAGDRPLAESIVDEIMAGRFQPATPTFLNAGKASRGELVSCFLLRIEDNMESIARAINSSLQLSKRGGGVALSLTNIRNAGAPIKKIQNQSSGVIPVMKLLEDSFSYANQLGARQGAGAVYLHAHHPDILAFLDTKRENADEKIRIKTLSLGVVIPDITFELARNNEDMYLFSPYDIERVYGVAFSEISVTEKYREMVEDKRITKKKINARKFFQTLAEIQFESGYPYLMFEDTVNAANPIDGRVTMSNLCSEILQVSTPSTYTEDLGFDEVGKDISCNLGSLNIAKAMDSPHFGQTIETAVRALTAVSDQSNIACAPSIERGNAMSHAIGLGQMNLHGYLARESIHYGSDEGLDFTNLYFYTVTFHAVAASCRIARERGERFDGFERSAYASGEYFTKYIDGDWTPRTPKVARLFADAAIHLPTPQDWRALASEVAEHGLYNQNLQAVPPTGSISYINHSTSSIHPIVAKVEIRKEGKIGRVYYPAPFMTNDNLEYYADAYEIGPEKIIDTYAEATKHVDQGLSLTLFFPDTATTRDINRAQIYAWRKGIKTLYYIRLRQLALAGTEVDGCVSCML, via the coding sequence ATGACCACCACGCTGCTCACCGACACCGGCGATGAGACCGTCGCCGGCGAACGCGACTACCACGCCCTCAACGCGCTGTTGAACCTCTACGACGCCGACGGCCGCATCCAGTTCGAGGCCGACCGGCAGGCGGCCCGCGAGTACTTCCTGCAGCACGTCAACCAGAACACCGTCTTCTTCCATTCGCTGCGCGAGAAACTCGACTACCTCGTCGAGGAGGGCTACTACGAGCCCGAGGTGCTGGCTGCCTACGACTTCGACTTCGTCAAGGCCCTGTTCAAGCGTGCTTACGCGGTGAAGTTCCGGTTCCCGACGTTCATGGGCGCGTTCAAGTACTACACCTCCTACACGCTCAAGACCTTCGACGGCCGCCGCTACCTCGAGCGGTTCGAGGATCGGGTCTGTCTGGTGGCGCTGACGCTGGCCGCGGGTGACCGTCCGCTCGCCGAGAGCATCGTCGACGAGATCATGGCCGGACGCTTCCAGCCGGCCACCCCGACATTCCTGAACGCCGGCAAGGCATCCCGGGGCGAGCTGGTCTCCTGCTTCCTGCTGCGCATCGAGGACAACATGGAGTCCATCGCTCGGGCGATCAACTCCTCGTTGCAGTTGTCCAAGCGCGGAGGGGGCGTCGCGTTGTCCCTGACGAACATCCGCAATGCGGGCGCGCCGATCAAGAAGATCCAGAACCAGTCGTCCGGAGTGATCCCGGTGATGAAACTGCTGGAGGACTCGTTCTCCTACGCCAACCAGCTCGGCGCCCGCCAGGGTGCAGGCGCGGTGTACCTGCACGCGCATCACCCTGACATCCTGGCCTTCCTCGATACCAAGCGGGAGAACGCCGACGAGAAGATCCGCATCAAGACCCTCAGCCTCGGCGTCGTGATCCCGGACATCACCTTCGAGCTGGCGCGCAACAACGAGGACATGTACTTGTTCAGCCCCTACGACATCGAACGGGTCTACGGCGTCGCATTCAGCGAGATCTCCGTCACCGAGAAGTACCGGGAGATGGTCGAGGACAAGCGGATCACGAAGAAGAAGATCAACGCCCGCAAGTTCTTCCAGACCCTCGCCGAGATCCAGTTCGAGTCCGGCTACCCGTACCTGATGTTCGAGGACACGGTGAACGCCGCCAACCCGATCGACGGTCGCGTGACGATGTCGAACCTGTGCTCGGAGATCCTGCAGGTCTCGACGCCCTCGACCTACACCGAGGACCTGGGCTTCGACGAGGTCGGCAAGGACATCTCCTGCAACCTGGGCTCGCTGAACATCGCCAAGGCGATGGATTCGCCACACTTCGGGCAGACCATCGAGACCGCCGTGCGGGCCCTGACGGCCGTCTCCGACCAGTCCAACATCGCCTGCGCCCCCAGCATCGAGCGCGGTAACGCGATGAGCCACGCCATCGGCCTGGGCCAGATGAACCTGCACGGCTACCTCGCGCGCGAATCCATCCACTACGGATCCGACGAGGGCCTCGACTTCACCAACCTGTACTTCTACACGGTGACGTTCCACGCCGTCGCAGCCTCTTGCCGGATCGCCCGTGAGCGCGGCGAGCGGTTCGACGGATTCGAGCGCAGCGCGTACGCCAGTGGTGAGTACTTCACCAAGTACATCGACGGCGACTGGACGCCGCGGACACCGAAGGTCGCGCGGCTGTTCGCGGACGCCGCCATCCACCTGCCCACGCCCCAGGACTGGCGCGCGCTGGCGTCGGAGGTGGCCGAGCACGGGCTGTACAACCAGAACCTGCAGGCGGTGCCCCCGACCGGATCGATCAGCTACATCAACCACTCCACCAGCTCGATCCACCCCATCGTGGCCAAGGTCGAGATCCGCAAGGAGGGCAAGATCGGCCGCGTCTACTACCCGGCGCCCTTCATGACCAACGACAACCTGGAGTACTACGCCGACGCCTACGAGATCGGCCCGGAGAAGATCATCGACACCTACGCCGAGGCGACCAAGCACGTCGATCAAGGCCTGTCGCTGACGCTGTTCTTCCCCGACACGGCCACCACGCGAGACATCAACAGGGCCCAGATCTACGCCTGGCGCAAGGGCATCAAGACCCTCTACTACATCCGGCTGCGGCAGCTAGCGCTCGCGGGCACCGAGGTGGACGGCTGCGTCAGCTGCATGCTCTGA
- the nrdF gene encoding class 1b ribonucleoside-diphosphate reductase subunit beta yields MTRKPTLLRGVQAINWNRITDDIDQDVWDRLTSNFWLPEKVPLSNDIPSWRTLKPYEQLMTTRVFTGLTMLDTIQGTVGAVSLIPDARTPHEEAVYTNIAFMESVHAKSYSSIFSTLIPTAEIDEAFRWSEENEYLQRKAQIILDYYYGEDPEKRKVASTMLESFLFYSGFYAPMYWSSRAKLTNTADLIRLIIRDEAVHGYYIGYKYQQALKEADQARRDELKDYTFDLLFELYDNEESYTEDLYDPIGLTEDVKMFLRYNANKALMNLGYEGLFPKDAVAVSPAILAALSPNADENHDFFSGSGSSYVMGKAVNTEDEDWEF; encoded by the coding sequence ATGACCAGGAAACCCACCCTGCTGCGCGGCGTCCAGGCCATCAACTGGAACCGCATCACCGACGACATCGACCAAGACGTCTGGGACCGGCTGACCAGCAACTTCTGGCTGCCCGAGAAGGTGCCCCTGTCCAACGACATCCCCAGCTGGCGCACCCTCAAGCCGTACGAACAACTCATGACCACGCGCGTCTTCACGGGCCTGACCATGCTGGACACGATCCAGGGGACCGTGGGTGCGGTGTCGCTCATCCCCGACGCGCGGACGCCCCACGAGGAGGCCGTCTACACCAACATCGCCTTCATGGAGTCGGTGCACGCCAAGAGCTACAGCTCCATCTTCTCGACGCTGATCCCGACCGCTGAGATCGACGAGGCCTTCCGCTGGAGCGAGGAGAACGAGTACCTGCAGCGCAAGGCGCAGATCATCCTCGACTACTACTACGGCGAGGACCCCGAGAAGCGCAAGGTCGCCTCCACCATGCTGGAGTCGTTCCTGTTCTACTCCGGCTTCTACGCCCCCATGTACTGGTCCAGCCGGGCGAAGCTGACCAACACCGCCGACCTGATCCGCCTCATCATCCGCGACGAGGCCGTCCATGGCTACTACATCGGCTACAAGTACCAGCAGGCACTCAAGGAGGCCGACCAGGCCCGACGCGACGAGTTGAAGGACTACACCTTCGACCTGCTGTTCGAGCTCTACGACAACGAAGAGTCCTACACCGAGGACCTCTACGACCCGATCGGCCTGACCGAGGACGTCAAGATGTTCCTGCGCTACAACGCCAACAAGGCCCTGATGAACCTGGGCTACGAAGGGCTGTTCCCCAAGGACGCCGTGGCGGTTTCGCCGGCCATCCTGGCCGCACTGTCCCCCAACGCGGACGAGAACCACGACTTCTTCTCCGGGTCGGGGTCGTCCTATGTGATGGGCAAGGCCGTCAACACCGAGGACGAGGACTGGGAGTTCTGA
- the cobF gene encoding precorrin-6A synthase (deacetylating), which produces MRELVLIGVGAGDPEWVTLAAVRAIQEIDVLFVVVKEREYDDLVEARRSIIERHRTRPLTMVELLDPPRPWQSVPDYPAAVAAWRAHRLESWGQAVAGHLGEGQSGGFLVWGDPSLYESTLAIVEHLVASASEEITYRVIPGVSSVLALAAAHRIPLNRQGRAVQISPARMLASGMPEGVDDVVVMLDGKQAFASIDPAGLDIYWGAYLGTPEQLLVSGPLGDVAEEIIRVRADAAARLGWVFDTYLLRRRDREPARGG; this is translated from the coding sequence ATGCGTGAGCTGGTGCTGATCGGGGTCGGAGCCGGGGATCCGGAGTGGGTGACCCTCGCGGCCGTCCGCGCGATCCAGGAGATCGACGTCCTGTTCGTCGTCGTCAAGGAGCGCGAGTACGACGACCTCGTCGAGGCGCGGCGTTCGATCATCGAGCGGCACCGGACCCGTCCGCTGACGATGGTCGAACTGCTCGACCCGCCCCGGCCGTGGCAGTCGGTGCCCGACTATCCGGCGGCTGTGGCTGCCTGGCGGGCGCATCGACTGGAGTCGTGGGGCCAGGCGGTCGCTGGTCACCTGGGCGAGGGGCAGAGTGGCGGCTTCCTGGTCTGGGGCGACCCGAGCCTGTACGAGAGCACGCTGGCGATCGTGGAACACCTGGTGGCGTCGGCGTCCGAGGAGATCACCTACCGGGTGATCCCCGGTGTGAGCAGCGTGTTGGCGCTGGCCGCGGCGCATCGGATTCCGCTGAACCGGCAGGGCAGGGCCGTGCAGATCTCGCCCGCGCGCATGCTGGCGAGCGGTATGCCCGAGGGCGTGGACGACGTGGTGGTGATGCTCGACGGCAAGCAGGCGTTCGCGTCCATTGACCCGGCCGGGCTCGACATCTACTGGGGTGCGTACCTGGGTACGCCTGAGCAACTGTTGGTCAGCGGCCCGTTGGGGGACGTGGCCGAGGAGATCATCCGGGTGCGTGCGGACGCCGCCGCGCGCCTCGGGTGGGTGTTCGACACCTACCTGCTCCGGCGTCGGGACCGGGAGCCGGCGCGCGGCGGTTGA
- a CDS encoding precorrin-8X methylmutase: protein MPDAPSYDYLTDGAAIYAESFRLIREESDLGRFPDDVAKVVARMIHAAAQTNLVEDIAWTPGVVTAARAALVAGAPILCDSSMVATGIIRSRLPRDNDVICHLGTPGLAELADELGTTKTAAAVEWWKPRLEGAVVAIGNAPTSLFRLLEVVRDTGLKPAAVVGIPVGFVGAAESKAALAKNPFGLDFITVLGRRGGSAIAVAAVNAIASTAETTNEARTDA from the coding sequence ATGCCGGACGCCCCCTCCTACGACTACCTCACCGACGGCGCTGCGATCTACGCCGAGTCGTTCCGCCTGATCCGGGAGGAGTCCGATCTTGGGCGCTTTCCTGACGACGTGGCCAAGGTGGTGGCCCGCATGATCCACGCTGCGGCGCAGACGAACCTGGTCGAGGACATCGCGTGGACACCCGGCGTGGTCACTGCGGCACGGGCCGCGCTCGTGGCGGGCGCGCCGATCCTGTGCGACTCGTCGATGGTCGCCACCGGGATCATCCGGTCCCGCCTGCCCCGCGACAACGACGTCATCTGCCATCTGGGCACACCCGGGCTGGCGGAGCTCGCCGACGAACTCGGCACGACCAAGACGGCCGCTGCCGTCGAATGGTGGAAGCCCCGGCTCGAGGGCGCCGTGGTGGCGATCGGCAACGCACCCACGTCGTTGTTCCGGCTGCTCGAGGTGGTGCGCGACACGGGTCTGAAGCCGGCCGCCGTGGTCGGTATCCCGGTCGGATTCGTGGGTGCCGCCGAGTCGAAGGCGGCCCTGGCCAAGAACCCGTTCGGCCTCGACTTCATCACGGTGCTCGGACGCCGGGGCGGGTCTGCGATCGCGGTGGCGGCCGTGAACGCCATCGCCTCGACCGCCGAGACCACCAACGAGGCCCGCACCGATGCGTGA